One genomic window of Roseobacter ponti includes the following:
- a CDS encoding LysR substrate-binding domain-containing protein: protein MKINPRFPNLRVVLRLQASNDYADLITDGIDLAIRGHEKLLPDSGLIQRRITEVPWHLFGPPGLAQHLGNSASPTDFDSQPGLALGWRPGSSAWSLEGLGRSTASVPYAIRMRCDDMVSLKEAAAAGLGVVALPAYVCAEDVAAGRLSRLLPDWTAGLPEISLLAHERWGNPPQVDAIAAFLRLELPNVMNKIGRS from the coding sequence ATGAAGATCAACCCTCGGTTCCCCAACCTGCGCGTCGTCCTGCGCCTCCAGGCCTCCAACGACTATGCAGACCTGATTACTGACGGCATTGATCTGGCCATACGGGGCCATGAAAAGCTGCTTCCCGACTCCGGGCTGATCCAGCGGCGCATCACCGAAGTCCCGTGGCACCTGTTTGGCCCACCCGGCCTTGCGCAACATCTCGGGAATTCGGCGTCACCGACCGACTTCGATAGCCAGCCCGGTCTTGCGCTTGGATGGCGCCCCGGGAGCAGCGCCTGGTCGTTAGAAGGCCTCGGCAGAAGCACCGCCTCGGTTCCATACGCAATACGGATGCGCTGTGATGACATGGTCTCCTTGAAGGAAGCAGCGGCGGCGGGGCTCGGCGTGGTGGCTCTGCCGGCCTATGTCTGCGCCGAGGATGTCGCGGCAGGGCGGCTGAGCCGCCTCCTGCCGGACTGGACCGCCGGGCTGCCGGAGATCAGCCTTCTGGCGCACGAACGGTGGGGCAACCCGCCTCAGGTCGACGCCATTGCCGCCTTTCTGCGCCTCGAATTGCCGAATGTCATGAACAAAATCGGCCGCTCCTAG
- a CDS encoding winged helix-turn-helix domain-containing tetratricopeptide repeat protein: MTSEIAPKSGYLRVGQGHYDPASGALTGAGGSRIRLRKQSGEVLAALAEHAGEVVSREELTERVWKDIATTDDSLIQCIGDIRRALGKEVIETWPKVGYRLVVEPAAIPETKASKHRRMRNAVTLAFLAIVAGGLWLWSGPGHLNKDAALVVPPRILPDKTLAVLPFVNLGGGDELQYFGDGLSEDLTTDLAKVPDLTVIAYASSGDFPQAETGFRGIADDLGVRYLVRGTVRHSDNRVRINVSLIDPYEGVNIWAERFDRVRQDPFDVQEDVTRAIVEALSLSLDAGVAPSRVATDAYFLLLRGLEPLREHTVAGNARAREYFMKALELEPDYARAHASVAVAYGRDVMSGYGAASRQNAVQAGLRSAITAIQLDPDIPNAYFALAILNLAIREHDKALAAARHSIRLNRNFADGYAVLAEAALYGGDLHEALEAIEHAKRLHPHYPARFDWIEGHIHFQLGDPGSAKPLLETTVEKSPGFTAAYAMLAAVCTDLGEPDCAGSALAAVRVHQPDFSVEGFLNATPYKSKDRHRRLAEALQRANAD; this comes from the coding sequence ATGACTTCCGAAATCGCTCCGAAATCCGGTTATCTGCGTGTCGGTCAGGGTCACTATGACCCTGCATCCGGTGCGCTGACGGGGGCTGGCGGGTCACGGATCCGGCTGCGAAAGCAATCCGGGGAAGTCCTTGCCGCGCTGGCTGAGCATGCAGGTGAGGTGGTCAGCCGGGAGGAGCTGACTGAACGGGTGTGGAAAGATATTGCCACCACGGACGATTCCCTCATTCAGTGCATCGGCGACATTCGTCGCGCGCTTGGCAAAGAGGTTATCGAAACCTGGCCGAAGGTTGGCTACCGCCTTGTGGTCGAACCTGCTGCGATACCGGAGACCAAAGCGTCAAAGCACCGGCGGATGCGCAACGCCGTCACCCTTGCCTTTCTCGCCATCGTCGCTGGCGGTCTGTGGCTTTGGTCGGGCCCCGGTCATCTGAACAAAGACGCGGCACTCGTTGTGCCGCCGCGTATCCTGCCCGATAAAACGCTCGCGGTGCTTCCCTTTGTCAATCTCGGGGGCGGCGACGAGCTGCAGTATTTCGGTGACGGCCTCAGCGAAGATCTGACAACGGACCTCGCCAAGGTGCCTGACCTGACAGTGATCGCCTATGCGTCCAGCGGTGATTTCCCGCAAGCCGAGACAGGGTTCCGGGGCATCGCCGATGATCTGGGCGTTCGCTATCTCGTGCGAGGAACCGTGCGCCACTCCGATAACCGCGTGCGAATAAACGTTTCTCTGATTGATCCTTATGAAGGTGTGAACATCTGGGCTGAGCGTTTCGATCGCGTCCGGCAGGACCCCTTCGACGTGCAGGAAGATGTGACGCGCGCCATTGTTGAAGCGCTGTCGCTCTCACTCGACGCCGGAGTGGCGCCTTCCCGTGTGGCGACGGACGCCTATTTTCTGTTGCTGCGCGGCCTTGAGCCACTGCGCGAGCACACGGTCGCCGGCAACGCCAGGGCGCGGGAATATTTTATGAAAGCGCTCGAACTTGAGCCCGATTATGCCCGTGCGCATGCCTCTGTCGCAGTGGCTTACGGGCGGGATGTGATGTCCGGTTATGGTGCCGCCTCCCGACAAAACGCCGTGCAGGCGGGCCTCAGGTCGGCGATCACGGCAATACAACTCGATCCGGATATACCAAACGCATATTTTGCGCTGGCAATTCTGAACCTGGCCATTCGGGAACACGACAAAGCCCTCGCCGCGGCACGGCATTCGATCCGGCTGAACCGTAACTTCGCCGATGGCTACGCCGTTCTGGCTGAAGCCGCTTTGTATGGCGGTGACCTGCATGAAGCGCTGGAGGCGATTGAGCACGCAAAACGACTGCATCCGCATTATCCGGCGCGCTTTGACTGGATTGAAGGGCATATTCATTTTCAGCTTGGCGATCCCGGCAGCGCAAAGCCTCTGCTGGAAACAACCGTAGAGAAGTCGCCCGGGTTTACTGCGGCCTATGCGATGCTCGCTGCTGTCTGCACCGATCTGGGCGAGCCGGATTGCGCGGGATCTGCACTGGCAGCGGTCAGAGTACATCAGCCTGATTTCTCGGTCGAAGGCTTTCTCAATGCGACACCTTACAAATCCAAAGACCGCCATCGCCGTCTCGCAGAAGCGTTGCAGCGGGCAAACGCAGACTGA
- a CDS encoding nickel-binding protein, with the protein MLTFSSFRTGFIVVLFSPGAAFAGQFVVELEAPFEEPSEAVMQQSGVSVDETLSAGADSYVVLSADDEISVRELLKTAAITPEKISEVLFINSPVVGGGRPAEDTLRDGHQVYVIERPIPGVGFFGLEKKRKISQGSNAAVAKLGDVIEWDHSYLTSEGTYCVYRADNPDTLREHGALAGAPVGKITPVEQSVD; encoded by the coding sequence ATGCTTACTTTCTCATCTTTTCGCACCGGATTTATCGTGGTGCTCTTTTCGCCCGGAGCGGCTTTCGCAGGCCAGTTTGTTGTCGAACTGGAGGCGCCCTTTGAGGAACCGTCTGAGGCAGTGATGCAGCAATCGGGCGTGTCCGTCGATGAAACCCTTTCGGCAGGCGCTGACAGCTATGTGGTCTTGTCCGCAGACGACGAGATCTCGGTGCGCGAGCTTTTAAAGACCGCGGCAATCACGCCGGAAAAAATCTCCGAGGTGCTGTTCATCAACTCGCCGGTCGTCGGAGGTGGCAGGCCTGCAGAAGATACGCTGCGCGACGGACATCAGGTCTATGTGATTGAGCGACCCATCCCGGGGGTCGGGTTCTTCGGACTGGAGAAAAAGCGGAAAATTTCGCAGGGCTCGAACGCTGCCGTGGCCAAACTCGGGGATGTCATCGAATGGGATCATTCCTATCTGACGAGCGAAGGGACATATTGTGTCTATCGGGCTGACAATCCTGATACGCTGCGTGAGCACGGTGCACTGGCCGGAGCACCTGTCGGAAAGATCACGCCGGTGGAGCAGTCAGTCGACTGA
- a CDS encoding tripartite tricarboxylate transporter permease, with protein MDVLHLLGDGMLLSLQPLNLLMILLGVTVGLFIGAMPGLGSVNGVAILLPITFLVPPGSAIIFLAAIYYGAMYGGAVSSITLGIPGASTAVATTFDGLPMARQGRASLALVTAALASFVGGTIANILFTLFAPLLATVALSFGPPEVFALMLLAFATFVGLGGDDIPKTIFSICFGLVLGAVGFDQISGAPRLVLFDYNGFLQGIGFLVLAIGVYGIGEMLWTIDQTRGEVTATTPKMTVKGMATDARDFATRGWKGTAIGSFLGFFVGILPAAGATPGSLMSYGVAKMVSRNPGQFGKGSIDGVAAPEAANNSASTGSMLPMLTLGIPGSPTTAILLGGMVIWGLVPGPRLFVDEEEFVWGLIGSFYISNVAALLINLAFIPVFIWMLRMPFTILAPMIFVLSIAGGYASTRDMFDIWLMVAFGIGAFFMRKFEYPLAPAVLAIVLGPIAEPTLRQSLLLSSGDPSIFFTRPVAGPITIIALILIFLPALKLLRRLRPNGKETAR; from the coding sequence ATGGACGTCCTGCACCTGCTTGGCGATGGTATGCTGCTGTCCCTCCAGCCTCTCAACCTGCTGATGATCCTGCTTGGCGTTACCGTCGGGCTCTTTATCGGGGCGATGCCCGGGCTCGGGTCGGTCAACGGGGTTGCAATCCTTCTGCCGATAACTTTCCTTGTTCCGCCCGGTTCAGCCATCATTTTTCTGGCTGCAATTTATTACGGGGCGATGTACGGCGGCGCTGTGTCCTCGATCACGCTTGGTATCCCGGGCGCGTCAACGGCCGTGGCCACCACATTTGACGGTCTGCCGATGGCGCGCCAGGGCCGCGCGAGCCTCGCACTTGTGACGGCAGCTCTGGCCTCCTTTGTCGGAGGCACGATCGCGAATATTCTTTTCACCCTCTTCGCGCCCCTGCTGGCAACGGTGGCTCTGTCCTTTGGCCCCCCGGAGGTCTTTGCTCTGATGCTGCTCGCCTTTGCCACTTTTGTCGGACTGGGTGGCGATGACATTCCCAAAACGATCTTCTCCATCTGCTTCGGGCTGGTGCTGGGTGCGGTCGGTTTTGATCAGATCTCCGGCGCGCCACGACTTGTTCTGTTCGATTACAACGGCTTCCTGCAGGGTATCGGCTTTCTGGTTCTCGCCATCGGCGTCTATGGCATCGGAGAAATGCTCTGGACCATTGACCAGACCCGCGGGGAGGTCACGGCCACGACCCCGAAAATGACAGTGAAAGGAATGGCAACAGATGCCAGAGACTTCGCCACGCGGGGCTGGAAAGGAACAGCCATCGGGTCATTTCTGGGCTTCTTCGTCGGTATCCTGCCGGCTGCCGGCGCGACACCTGGATCGCTGATGTCTTACGGTGTGGCAAAGATGGTATCGCGCAACCCCGGCCAGTTCGGCAAAGGCTCGATCGACGGCGTCGCGGCACCCGAGGCTGCCAATAATTCCGCATCAACAGGATCCATGCTGCCGATGCTGACCCTTGGGATACCCGGTTCGCCCACAACGGCGATTCTGCTGGGGGGCATGGTGATCTGGGGGCTGGTGCCCGGGCCACGGCTTTTCGTCGACGAAGAGGAATTCGTCTGGGGGCTGATCGGCTCATTTTACATTTCGAATGTCGCGGCGCTCCTGATCAACCTCGCTTTCATACCGGTGTTCATCTGGATGCTCAGGATGCCTTTCACAATCCTCGCGCCGATGATTTTCGTGCTCTCGATTGCCGGTGGCTATGCCTCGACACGCGATATGTTCGACATCTGGCTGATGGTTGCCTTCGGGATCGGCGCTTTCTTCATGCGCAAGTTTGAATATCCGCTGGCCCCTGCCGTTCTGGCGATTGTGCTGGGTCCGATCGCAGAGCCAACGCTGCGCCAGTCGTTGCTGCTCTCGTCGGGTGATCCGTCGATCTTTTTCACGCGGCCGGTGGCCGGGCCGATCACTATTATTGCGCTGATCCTGATTTTCCTGCCTGCTCTGAAACTGCTGCGCCGGTTGCGGCCAAATGGCAAAGAGACGGCAAGGTAG
- a CDS encoding tripartite tricarboxylate transporter TctB family protein, producing the protein MRVGEIVTAGFLALLSLYLMWKSTELPIGFIPGKGPGGGAWPFWLSGIMLISCCCIAFNWWRGTSAPSQSDEPVLDSHGWKSLIFVGGGVIVFVVLISIISMYGAVGVFLFYYTWFLGRHSLWLSLSIALITPLALFFFFEGAMRITMPSGLPFTDPVFNILYDIIY; encoded by the coding sequence ATGCGCGTTGGCGAGATTGTAACCGCCGGATTTCTGGCCCTTCTGTCGCTTTACCTGATGTGGAAAAGCACCGAACTGCCCATCGGCTTCATCCCCGGAAAAGGCCCTGGCGGTGGCGCCTGGCCGTTCTGGCTCTCCGGGATCATGCTGATTAGCTGTTGCTGCATCGCCTTTAACTGGTGGCGCGGTACCAGCGCCCCCTCACAGTCCGACGAGCCTGTGCTTGACAGTCATGGATGGAAATCTCTGATCTTTGTGGGCGGGGGCGTGATCGTCTTCGTGGTTCTGATCAGCATCATCTCAATGTACGGGGCGGTTGGTGTATTTTTGTTTTACTACACCTGGTTTCTGGGTCGGCACAGCCTGTGGCTGAGCCTGTCGATCGCACTGATCACACCGCTGGCCCTGTTTTTCTTTTTCGAGGGTGCGATGCGGATCACGATGCCCTCGGGCCTGCCCTTCACCGACCCGGTCTTCAACATCCTCTATGACATTATTTACTGA
- a CDS encoding Bug family tripartite tricarboxylate transporter substrate binding protein yields the protein MKITKRFLLGIAGGTLFATAPISAVAQDWQPRKPIDFVIMAGAGGGADQIARFIQSVAEKQDLTNRPLVPNNKGGGSGAEALIHVSNASDPDHTILVTLNSFFTTPLRQDNLGIDIQTFTPVAMMGVDPFVLWVHKDSGITSMDEYVSQVKDMGGEYVMGGTGAGQEDSIVIAYMSDAYDLDIKYIPYDGGGAVAKDLAGQQIMASVNNPAEAKGFYEAGDFVPLLAFSDERMPAYPDVPTIKEMGHDFSYYNQRAVVGAPGMSDEAAAYYQDLFTTIYESEEWQGYLKAESLSPLWMDAEAQRDYWGLQVENHKKLLAALGE from the coding sequence ATGAAGATTACGAAACGTTTTCTGCTGGGAATCGCTGGAGGCACTCTCTTTGCGACAGCGCCCATTTCTGCAGTGGCCCAGGACTGGCAGCCGCGTAAACCCATTGATTTTGTCATCATGGCAGGTGCCGGCGGTGGCGCTGATCAGATCGCCCGCTTTATCCAGTCGGTGGCTGAAAAGCAGGATCTGACAAACCGGCCCCTTGTGCCGAATAACAAAGGCGGTGGGTCCGGTGCGGAAGCGCTGATCCATGTCAGCAATGCCAGCGATCCTGATCACACAATCCTTGTGACGCTGAATTCATTTTTCACGACACCGCTGCGTCAGGACAACCTCGGAATCGACATCCAGACCTTTACGCCTGTTGCGATGATGGGCGTCGACCCGTTTGTACTCTGGGTGCATAAAGACAGCGGCATTACCTCAATGGATGAGTATGTCAGCCAGGTGAAAGACATGGGTGGCGAGTATGTCATGGGCGGCACCGGTGCCGGTCAGGAAGACAGCATCGTCATCGCCTATATGTCCGATGCCTATGACCTCGACATTAAGTATATCCCCTATGACGGCGGTGGTGCCGTGGCCAAGGATCTTGCCGGTCAGCAGATCATGGCCAGTGTGAACAACCCCGCGGAAGCCAAGGGTTTCTATGAGGCCGGAGACTTCGTGCCGCTGCTGGCCTTCTCGGATGAGCGTATGCCGGCCTATCCCGATGTTCCCACGATCAAGGAGATGGGGCACGACTTCTCCTACTACAATCAGCGGGCCGTGGTCGGAGCGCCGGGCATGTCAGACGAAGCTGCTGCCTACTATCAGGATCTCTTCACCACGATCTATGAGAGCGAAGAATGGCAGGGCTACCTGAAAGCCGAAAGCCTCTCGCCACTCTGGATGGATGCGGAAGCACAGCGCGACTACTGGGGCCTGCAGGTCGAAAACCACAAGAAACTGCTCGCCGCACTGGGCGAATAA
- a CDS encoding universal stress protein — MLSKIVVPVRGDGMIEPVLGHASALAMRHNAHIVVAHCRSRTEDLMPYSRQLPSFARETLTEQARELADQEEQAVRDQLHRFALSLGLKETDTPGQGVASVEFAEEYGLMADVIKHIGRLADLVVVGKPDRDRNLGTNSLKSALFRTGRPVLMCPPRKDVQPDFGNHITVAWNGSLESSRAVAMTLDIARTAQSVTILSGGKGEPHGATAEELVEYYRLRGIAAEIERFDARNPAEGLLKRTTELGANLLIMGAYGHNHERETLFGGNTQAVVDKAEIPVVLVH; from the coding sequence ATGCTTAGTAAAATCGTCGTTCCGGTACGCGGAGACGGTATGATCGAGCCCGTACTCGGACATGCCTCGGCGCTGGCCATGCGCCACAACGCGCATATCGTTGTCGCCCACTGCCGCTCAAGGACTGAGGATCTGATGCCATACAGTCGACAGCTACCATCCTTTGCGCGGGAAACGCTCACCGAGCAGGCCCGCGAACTGGCCGATCAGGAAGAACAGGCTGTCCGGGACCAGTTGCACAGGTTCGCTCTCTCGCTGGGGCTGAAAGAAACCGACACGCCAGGCCAGGGCGTGGCATCTGTCGAGTTTGCGGAAGAATACGGGCTCATGGCTGATGTGATCAAACACATCGGCAGGCTTGCGGATCTGGTCGTTGTCGGCAAGCCGGACCGCGACCGAAATCTTGGCACCAATTCGCTGAAGTCCGCCCTGTTCCGCACCGGGCGGCCGGTCCTGATGTGCCCGCCCCGCAAAGATGTGCAACCGGACTTCGGAAACCACATTACGGTGGCCTGGAACGGGTCGCTGGAGTCGTCGCGCGCCGTTGCGATGACCCTCGACATTGCGAGAACGGCGCAGTCGGTGACCATTCTTTCCGGCGGCAAAGGCGAGCCGCATGGTGCGACCGCAGAAGAGCTGGTTGAGTACTACCGTCTGCGCGGAATTGCGGCTGAGATTGAGCGGTTCGATGCCCGCAATCCCGCCGAAGGTTTGCTGAAGAGAACGACCGAACTGGGTGCCAATCTGCTCATAATGGGGGCCTACGGGCATAACCATGAACGCGAGACCCTTTTCGGCGGCAATACCCAGGCCGTTGTAGATAAAGCAGAAATTCCTGTGGTTTTGGTACACTAA
- a CDS encoding VPLPA-CTERM sorting domain-containing protein, which translates to MRTTVFASQVSPVPLPAGASLLLAGLAMIGLLKRRRAV; encoded by the coding sequence CTGCGTACGACGGTTTTCGCTTCGCAGGTATCGCCGGTTCCGCTGCCTGCGGGCGCCTCCCTTCTTCTGGCGGGTCTTGCGATGATCGGTCTGCTGAAGCGGCGGCGAGCAGTATGA
- a CDS encoding choice-of-anchor F family protein translates to MRKNFLTTAVAGLSLALPASSATILGSVEYPTVEGWNKSNVATGETPDDYETGESLVYDRVLNEDGSVPDDASTYGKIVFTPPEAVSPGVGVSNVPYPDSGTGSPATELQGCIKTSSGAACDGPFQSGKRIKQVITSTDGPMDLVFDLDPDNLDNFSTYQVFGRLINGTDQSFDGFEISLGFGIGSDFRLSTDDTLAFSTAFTAQPSGSGSSNTQFPFGLFGDASTNPNFLLDGFFDDERTGLTVTQTSNAIFTGQIAGYYGNYKNDFGPWLAQQDAPEGLFWDFDNDETTDNLLMAWEKSPGVWELRRQVGETCETNTAGDETCTDGVMLGASEYVVGSRAEIELALQEAFDTLNPDADDGAIVLSDGKIEDFGNLNLNYAIALGDLSNGFLDFNEAPA, encoded by the coding sequence ATGAGGAAAAATTTTTTAACAACTGCAGTTGCCGGGCTTTCGCTGGCATTGCCGGCATCATCGGCCACGATACTCGGGTCTGTTGAGTATCCGACTGTCGAAGGCTGGAATAAATCAAACGTGGCCACGGGCGAAACGCCTGACGATTATGAAACCGGTGAAAGCCTCGTTTACGACAGGGTGCTGAACGAAGACGGAAGTGTTCCGGATGATGCCAGCACCTACGGTAAGATCGTTTTTACGCCGCCAGAGGCCGTCAGCCCCGGGGTGGGGGTATCGAATGTGCCTTATCCTGATTCAGGCACAGGCAGTCCGGCGACAGAACTGCAGGGATGCATCAAGACGTCCTCCGGTGCCGCCTGTGATGGTCCCTTTCAGAGCGGGAAACGCATCAAACAGGTTATCACAAGCACAGATGGTCCGATGGACCTGGTGTTCGATCTTGATCCTGATAACCTGGATAACTTTTCAACCTATCAGGTCTTCGGGCGCCTTATAAACGGCACCGACCAGAGCTTTGACGGGTTTGAGATTTCGCTCGGCTTCGGGATCGGAAGCGATTTCCGGTTGTCCACGGATGACACGCTTGCGTTTTCGACCGCATTCACCGCGCAACCTTCCGGTTCCGGCTCGTCCAATACCCAGTTCCCGTTTGGCCTTTTCGGAGACGCATCAACCAATCCGAATTTCCTGCTGGACGGGTTTTTTGATGATGAGAGAACAGGCCTGACGGTCACGCAGACCTCAAATGCAATCTTCACCGGGCAGATCGCAGGCTACTATGGAAATTACAAAAACGATTTCGGACCGTGGCTGGCACAGCAGGATGCCCCCGAGGGTCTGTTCTGGGATTTCGATAATGACGAAACCACCGATAATCTGCTGATGGCCTGGGAGAAATCTCCCGGCGTCTGGGAACTGCGCCGTCAGGTCGGTGAAACCTGTGAAACGAACACCGCGGGCGACGAAACCTGCACAGACGGGGTCATGCTTGGCGCATCAGAGTATGTCGTTGGCTCCCGGGCGGAAATCGAACTGGCCCTGCAGGAGGCATTCGATACACTGAACCCGGATGCCGACGACGGTGCGATCGTGCTCAGCGACGGTAAGATCGAGGATTTCGGAAATCTGAACCTCAACTACGCCATTGCTCTCGGCGATCTGAGCAACGGGTTTCTCGACTTCAACGAGGCACCCGCATAG
- a CDS encoding mandelate racemase/muconate lactonizing enzyme family protein: protein MKIRSIETFTNEFVCFTRVTGEDGKQGWGQVAPYFADITARVLHRQVAPWTLGQDDGDINALLDIVRDREHKFPGSYLRRAMGGLDTALWDLKGKRAGKSVCELIGGTPGPVRAYASSMKRDITPQDEADRLLRLRDEKGFDAFKFRIGAEVGRNVDEWPGRTEEIVPTMYKAMGDDVALLVDANSCYDPARAIEVGKLLADNGVSHYEEPCPYWEFASTKKVTDALDIDVTGGEQDCMMASWRQMIDDRVVDIVQPDVCYLGGIARTLRVAKMAENAGIPVTPHCANLSMVTLFTMHLMRAIPNAGKYLEFAIEGPDYYPWQDGLFVSSPFTITEGKAVVTDAPGWGVEVSSDWLERSVYQISEADL, encoded by the coding sequence ATGAAGATCAGATCCATCGAGACATTCACCAACGAATTTGTCTGTTTCACCCGCGTCACCGGCGAAGACGGCAAACAGGGCTGGGGACAGGTCGCGCCCTACTTCGCGGACATCACAGCCCGGGTCCTGCACCGGCAGGTCGCGCCCTGGACCCTCGGTCAGGATGACGGGGATATTAACGCTCTGCTCGATATTGTGCGCGACCGCGAGCACAAGTTCCCGGGCTCATATCTGCGCCGCGCCATGGGGGGGCTTGATACCGCTCTGTGGGATCTCAAAGGCAAACGGGCCGGCAAATCCGTGTGCGAACTGATCGGCGGGACGCCAGGGCCGGTGCGTGCCTATGCGTCGTCAATGAAACGGGACATCACGCCACAGGATGAAGCGGACCGGCTCCTGCGGTTGCGCGATGAGAAGGGCTTTGATGCATTCAAGTTCCGCATTGGCGCAGAGGTGGGCCGCAACGTGGACGAATGGCCCGGCCGCACCGAAGAAATCGTACCGACGATGTACAAAGCAATGGGCGATGATGTGGCGCTGCTTGTTGACGCGAACTCCTGTTATGATCCGGCGCGGGCAATCGAGGTTGGCAAACTGCTGGCAGACAACGGCGTGTCGCACTACGAAGAGCCCTGCCCCTACTGGGAATTTGCCTCGACAAAGAAGGTTACCGACGCGCTGGACATTGATGTCACGGGCGGCGAACAGGACTGTATGATGGCCAGCTGGAGGCAGATGATCGATGACCGTGTGGTCGACATCGTGCAGCCTGATGTGTGCTATCTTGGCGGCATCGCGCGCACCCTGCGCGTGGCGAAAATGGCGGAAAACGCAGGAATACCCGTCACGCCTCATTGTGCGAACCTCTCGATGGTGACGCTTTTCACCATGCACCTCATGCGGGCGATCCCGAACGCAGGAAAGTATCTGGAGTTTGCGATTGAAGGCCCGGATTACTATCCCTGGCAGGACGGGTTGTTCGTCAGTTCTCCTTTTACGATCACAGAGGGCAAAGCAGTTGTCACCGACGCTCCCGGATGGGGCGTGGAAGTTTCTTCCGACTGGCTGGAAAGGTCCGTGTATCAGATCAGCGAGGCAGACCTCTGA